The sequence TGGACGTCACCGGCGGAGTCCACGCCCAGCTCGCCGCTCTCGGCGTGACGGACCGGCACTCCTCGTCGTCCTGCACCCTCGAATCGGGCGACCACTTCTCGTACCGCCGCGACCGCACCACCGGGCGGCTCGCCGGATATGTCTGGCTGGACGGATAGGGCATGACGGACCGTAAGGCTCACATCGCGGCGAATCTCGCACAGGTGGAGGAGAGGATCGTCTCCGCCTGCGCCGCCGCGGGGCGCGAGCGGGAGGACGTGACCCTGATCGTGGTCACCAAGACCTACCCCGCGAGCGATGTGCGGATCCTGCATCAACTCGGTGTGCGCCATGTCGCGGAGAATCGTGACCAGGACGCCGCGCCCAAGGCCGCCGCTTGTGCGGATCTTTCGCTGACATGGCACTTTGTCGGACAACTGCAGACGAACAAGGTTCGCTCCGTGACCGGTTATGCCGATGTGGTGCAGTCGGTGGACCGCGCCAAGCTGGTCACCGCTCTCTCCGCCGCGGCGGTGCGCGGGGACCGTGAACTCGGCTGTCTGATCCAGGTCGCCCTGGACGCGGAGAGCGGTGAGCGCGGTGAGCGCGGCGGTGTCGCACCGGACGGGGTCGAGGAGTTGGCGGCCGCGGTCGCGTCCGCCCCCGGACTCAGGCTCGACGGGCTGATGACCGTGGCGCCGCTGGCCGGGGAGTACGCCGGCCGGCAACGGGCCGCGTTCGACCGGCTGATGGAAATCTCATCCCGCCTGCGCACCGGTCATCCGGCTGCGAACATGGTCTCCGCAGGTATGAGCGGGGATCTGGAGGACGCGGTGGCGGCCGGAGCGACACATGTACGCGTCGGTACGGCGGTACTCGGAGTCCGACCCCGGCTCGGGTAACGTCGCGAAGCAAGTCGGACCACAGCAGAAAATATGGTCATTCCCACTTCTGGCGGGCAGACCACAGTGGATCGCGGGCACTTGGTGACGAATGCCGATCCACCACAGAGCGGAGGACTCGGAGCATGGCCGGCGCGATGCGCAAGATGGCGGTCTACCTCGGCCTCGTGGAGGACGATGGGTACGACGGTCCGGGGTTCGACCCCGATGACGAATTCGAACCTGAGCCGGAGCCCGAGCGCGACCGGCGGCGACACCAGCCCCCGCACCAGGTGGAGCGGGAGAGGGAGCGCGAGCGCGAAAGGGACGAACCGGTGCGAGTGGTGCAGCCGCCCGCTCAGCGTGAGCCGGTTCAGCTGCCTGCGGAAACCGTGCGACCCGCCCGGATCGCACCCGTGGCATCCATCACACCAGAACGTCCGAACATGGAGAAGAACGCACCGGTGATCATGCCCAAGGCCGTGTCCGAGCGGGAGCCGTACCGCATCACCACGCTCCACCCCAGGACCTACAACGAGGCCCGTACCATCGGGGAACACTTCCGCGAGGGCACTCCGGTGATCATGAACCTCACGGAGATGGACGATACGGACGCGAAGCGACTTGTCGACTTTGCCGCGGGACTCGTCTTCGGTCTCCATGGCAGCATTGAACGCGTGACGCAGAAGGTGTTCCTGTTGTCGCCTGCTAACGTCGATGTCACGGCGGAGGACAAGGCCCGCATCGCAGAGGGCGGATTCTTCAACCAGAGCTGAGAACACGACACCGGGAACGACCCGGCCGCGAGGCCGGAGCCGGCCGCGAGGCCGGAGCTGACGAGAGCCAGGGGAGAGGGAAGCGCGAGACATGGGCGTCGCACTGGATGTGGTCTATATCGCGCTGATGTGTTTCCTCATCGTGCTGATCTTCCGGCTGGTCATGGACTACGTCTTCCAGTTCGCACGTTCATGGCAACCCGGCAAGGCGATGGTGGTCGTACTTGAGGCCACCTACACTGTCACCGATCCACCGCTCAAGCTTCTGCGGCGGTTCATCCCGCCGCTGCGTCTCGGGGGCGTGGCACTCGACCTGTCCTTCTTCGTTCTGATGATCATCGTCTACATCCTGATCAGCGTTGTGGTCAGGTTGTGAGCGATACGGTCTTGCCGACTGCCGACGACTACGTAGAGGTGAAGAAGAGATGCCGTTGACCCCCGAGGACGTGCGGAACAAGCAGTTCACGACCGTCCGCCTCCGAGAAGGCTATGACGAGGACGAGGTCGATGCCTTTCTCGACGAGGTCGAAGCCGAGCTGACCCGTCTGCTCCGTGAGAACGAGGACCTGCGCGCCAAGCTGGCCGCTGCTACGCGCGCCGCCGCGCAGAACCAGCAGCAGCAACAGCAGCAGGGTATGCGCAAGCCTCCGGAGCAGCAGCAGGAGCGCCCCGGCGCACCCGTTCCCGCCGCCATATCTGGACCTCCGCAGCAGCAGCAGCAGCCCCCGCAGATGGGCCCGCCCCAGCTGCCCGGTGGCGCGCCGCAGCTGCCCGCAGGTCCCAGCGGTCACGGCCCCCAGGGTGGTCACGGCCCCGGTCCGCAGGGACCGCACGGCCCCGGCCCGATGCAGGGCGGCCCCATGGGCGGCCCGATGGGCGGCCCCATGGGTCAGCACCCCCAGCAGCAGATGCAGCCGCCGCAGATGCAGCAGATGCAGCAGCAGGGTCAGGGGCAGGGTCCCGGGGGCGACAGCGCCGCCCGCGTCCTCTCCCTCGCGCAGCAGACCGCGGACCAGGCGATCGCGGAGGCCCGTTCCGAGGCCAACAAGATCGTCGGCGAGGCCCGCAGCCGCGCCGAGGGCCTGGAGCGCGACGCGCGGGCCAAGGCCGACGCCCTGGAGCGGGACGCCCAGGAGAAGCACCGCGTGGCGATGGGCTCGCTGGAGTCGGCCCGCGCGACGCTGGAGCGCAAGGTCGAGGATCTGCGTGGCTTCGAGCGTGAGTACCGTACGCGGCTGAAGTCCTACCTGGAGAGCCAGCTGCGCCAGCTGGAGACCCAGGCGGACGACTCGCTCGCCCCGCCGCGGACGCCGGCTGCCGCTTCGCTGCCGCCGTCCCCCTCGCTGGCTCCGGCCGGTGCGGGTGCGATGGGTCACTCCATGGGCGGCTCGACCCACGGTGGCCACGGCGGCCAGCAGATGGGCAGCGGTCAGTCCATGGGCAGCGGTCCGTCCTACGGCGGTCAGCAGCAGATGTCGCCGGCCATGACGCAGCCGATGGCGCCGGTGCGGCCGCAGGCGCCGCAGCCGATGCAGCAGCAGGCTCCCTCCCCGATGCGGGGATTCCTGATCGACGAGGACGACAACTGAGCGGTGCGCGCTCGCTGAGCGCGTAGCCGTCGGCAGGCAGAGGGCCGGGCCCCGGGTTTTCCCGGGGCCCGGCCCTCTGCCGTGCCTGCGGGGCGCGGGGTGCGGGCGGGGTGCGCCGTACGGCGGGGCTGCTCCCTCTCTCCCGCCCTCCCCTTCCCGGAACCGGGGCGTTGCCCCAAGCCCCCGTGCCCTCGTACACAGGGCGGGCGGGGTTCGGGGATATGAAGAAGGGCCCGCCGGAGTGTATTCCGGCGGGCCCTGCCCCTGGGTGCGGGCTGCTTCCCCTACTGCTTGCGCAGGCGGAACGTCAGGGCCAGACCCTCGTCCTCGAACGGGGTGCCGTACGTGTCGTCCGCCTCGCCCTGTGCGTAGTCCTCGGCGAGGACCTCCTCGGAGATGAGGGGGGCGTGCTCCACCAGGGCCTCCGCCGTCGCCGGGGAGGTCGTCGTCCAGCGGACGGCGATGCGGTCCGCCACGTCCAGGCCGCTGTTCTTGCGGGCTTCCTGGATCAGGCGGATCGCGTCACGGGCCAGGCCCGCCCGGCGCAGCTCCGGAGTGATCTCCAGATCCAGGGCCACCGTCGCGCCCGAGTCCGAGGCGACCGACCAGCCCTCGCGCGGGGTCTCCGTGATGATCACCTCGTCGGGGGAGAGCGTGACCTGCTCGCCCTCCACCTCCACCGACGCCGTGCCTTCGCGCAGCGCCAGGGAGAGCGCGGCCGCGTCCGCGTTCGCCACGGCCTTGGCCACCGCCTGCACGCCCTTGCCGAACCGCTTGCCCAGCGCCCGGAAGTTCGCCTTGGCCGTGGTGTCGACCAGCGAGCCGCCCACCTCGGAGAGCGAGGCGAGGGATGTGACGTTCAGCTCTTCGGTGATCTGGGCACGCAGCTCGGGGGAGAGGGACTCGAAGCCGTTCGCCGCGACGAGTGCGCGGGACAGGGGCTGGCGCGTCTTCACCCCCGATTCGGCGCGCGTCGCCCGGCCCAGCTCCACCAGGCGGCGCACCAGCGCCATGTGGGAGGAGAGGCCGGGGTCGATCGCCGAAACCTCGGCCCGGGGCCACGACGCCAGGTGCACCGATTCC is a genomic window of Streptomyces sp. YPW6 containing:
- a CDS encoding YggS family pyridoxal phosphate-dependent enzyme gives rise to the protein MTDRKAHIAANLAQVEERIVSACAAAGREREDVTLIVVTKTYPASDVRILHQLGVRHVAENRDQDAAPKAAACADLSLTWHFVGQLQTNKVRSVTGYADVVQSVDRAKLVTALSAAAVRGDRELGCLIQVALDAESGERGERGGVAPDGVEELAAAVASAPGLRLDGLMTVAPLAGEYAGRQRAAFDRLMEISSRLRTGHPAANMVSAGMSGDLEDAVAAGATHVRVGTAVLGVRPRLG
- a CDS encoding cell division protein SepF, yielding MAGAMRKMAVYLGLVEDDGYDGPGFDPDDEFEPEPEPERDRRRHQPPHQVERERERERERDEPVRVVQPPAQREPVQLPAETVRPARIAPVASITPERPNMEKNAPVIMPKAVSEREPYRITTLHPRTYNEARTIGEHFREGTPVIMNLTEMDDTDAKRLVDFAAGLVFGLHGSIERVTQKVFLLSPANVDVTAEDKARIAEGGFFNQS
- a CDS encoding YggT family protein gives rise to the protein MGVALDVVYIALMCFLIVLIFRLVMDYVFQFARSWQPGKAMVVVLEATYTVTDPPLKLLRRFIPPLRLGGVALDLSFFVLMIIVYILISVVVRL
- a CDS encoding DivIVA domain-containing protein, with the protein product MPLTPEDVRNKQFTTVRLREGYDEDEVDAFLDEVEAELTRLLRENEDLRAKLAAATRAAAQNQQQQQQQGMRKPPEQQQERPGAPVPAAISGPPQQQQQPPQMGPPQLPGGAPQLPAGPSGHGPQGGHGPGPQGPHGPGPMQGGPMGGPMGGPMGQHPQQQMQPPQMQQMQQQGQGQGPGGDSAARVLSLAQQTADQAIAEARSEANKIVGEARSRAEGLERDARAKADALERDAQEKHRVAMGSLESARATLERKVEDLRGFEREYRTRLKSYLESQLRQLETQADDSLAPPRTPAAASLPPSPSLAPAGAGAMGHSMGGSTHGGHGGQQMGSGQSMGSGPSYGGQQQMSPAMTQPMAPVRPQAPQPMQQQAPSPMRGFLIDEDDN